One part of the Anaerolineales bacterium genome encodes these proteins:
- a CDS encoding S41 family peptidase produces the protein MKSNKPLVAILVALILIAMCVCVTSVAVFGWTLRDDIAQILNDPQSLLEENKPTPAEPEVQTPVGSNIDLGRLFNPVWEVNDILHQDFYDQPVNDTVYAQGAHDGLKASLEALEVDLATLTPAADAPPTSQLADEANTPPQLYDAMLPFWETWRRVQYSGVELDTSYEQLMRDALHGAVAAMGDQHTGFMDPVQLFQADLELQGNYEGIGAWVDTGGDYVVIIAPMEGSPAEAAGLRPGDQVLAIDGEDMSKIDSSLAVNRILGPAGTPVTLTIGREGEEPFDVTIVRSRIIVPSVESEMLEGNIAYVQLFTFGADSGRDLQVALEDLLAQNPSGLIVDLRNNGGGYLDTAVEITSEFLTDGVVLLEDYNDGSRYTYEVEEGGVATGIPMVVLVNQGSASASEILAGALQDYGRAPLVGETTFGKGSVQITRMLSDDQGALRVTIARWLTPDGRQIHGLGLEPDYVVPLTQEDVDAGRDPQLDEAIRLLSGN, from the coding sequence ATGAAATCAAATAAACCGCTTGTTGCCATTCTTGTGGCTTTGATTCTGATTGCCATGTGCGTTTGTGTTACCAGCGTAGCCGTATTTGGCTGGACCTTGCGGGATGACATAGCCCAGATATTGAACGACCCTCAATCTTTGCTGGAAGAGAACAAACCCACTCCGGCTGAACCGGAAGTGCAGACCCCGGTAGGCAGCAATATAGACCTGGGGCGTCTGTTCAACCCCGTCTGGGAAGTCAATGATATTCTGCACCAGGACTTTTATGACCAGCCGGTCAACGACACGGTGTATGCCCAGGGCGCACACGATGGCCTGAAGGCCAGCCTGGAAGCGCTGGAAGTTGACCTGGCCACGCTGACACCGGCGGCAGATGCCCCGCCCACCAGCCAACTGGCCGACGAGGCGAATACGCCGCCTCAGCTGTACGATGCGATGCTGCCGTTCTGGGAGACCTGGCGCCGAGTGCAGTACAGCGGCGTCGAACTGGACACCAGCTACGAGCAGCTGATGCGGGATGCCCTGCACGGCGCGGTGGCCGCCATGGGCGACCAGCACACAGGCTTCATGGACCCCGTGCAACTGTTCCAAGCCGACCTGGAGCTGCAAGGCAACTATGAAGGCATTGGCGCCTGGGTGGACACCGGCGGCGATTACGTGGTGATCATTGCGCCGATGGAAGGCTCTCCCGCGGAAGCCGCCGGCCTGCGCCCGGGTGACCAGGTGCTGGCCATTGACGGCGAAGACATGAGCAAGATCGACAGCTCGCTGGCGGTCAACCGCATTCTCGGCCCGGCCGGCACGCCGGTCACGCTGACGATCGGCCGCGAGGGCGAGGAGCCCTTCGACGTAACGATCGTGCGCAGCCGCATCATTGTGCCGAGCGTGGAAAGCGAGATGCTGGAGGGCAACATTGCCTATGTGCAGCTGTTCACCTTCGGCGCCGACTCGGGGCGCGATCTGCAGGTTGCATTGGAAGACCTGCTGGCCCAGAACCCGAGCGGCCTGATCGTCGACCTGCGTAACAACGGCGGCGGCTATCTGGACACGGCGGTCGAGATCACCTCTGAATTTTTGACGGATGGCGTGGTGCTGCTGGAAGACTACAACGACGGCTCACGCTATACGTATGAAGTGGAAGAGGGCGGCGTTGCCACCGGGATCCCCATGGTTGTGCTGGTGAACCAGGGCTCGGCTTCGGCTTCTGAGATCCTGGCCGGTGCGCTGCAGGATTATGGCCGCGCACCGCTGGTGGGTGAAACCACCTTTGGCAAGGGCTCGGTGCAGATCACGCGCATGCTCTCGGACGACCAGGGCGCCCTGCGCGTCACGATCGCCCGCTGGCTAACGCCGGATGGCCGCCAGATCCACGGCCTGGGTCTGGAACCGGATTATGTGGTGCCGCT
- a CDS encoding pyrimidine 5'-nucleotidase, with translation MLIRTIFFDLDDTLYPKDSGVWDALRGRIAQYMHEVVGIPEAEVPGVREFYLKTYGTSLRGLQKHHAIDAEDYLRYTHELPIEELVTPNPGLDAMLTQLPQAKYIFTNSASFHAERVLRALGVERHFADIVDVRAMQFQSKPDPFAYQLAFERSGTAASQALFVDDMPVNLAAAKQLGASAALVGSGEPDSAADVSIARVEQLIEAMPALVELPHG, from the coding sequence ATGCTCATCCGCACCATCTTCTTTGACCTGGACGACACTCTGTATCCCAAGGACAGCGGGGTGTGGGACGCGCTGCGCGGGCGGATCGCCCAATATATGCACGAAGTAGTTGGCATCCCTGAGGCGGAAGTGCCTGGCGTGCGCGAGTTTTACTTGAAGACGTACGGCACCTCGCTGCGCGGGCTGCAGAAGCACCACGCCATTGATGCCGAGGATTATTTGCGCTATACGCATGAGCTGCCGATCGAGGAGCTGGTGACGCCCAACCCAGGCCTGGATGCGATGCTGACCCAGCTGCCACAGGCCAAGTACATCTTCACCAATTCGGCCAGCTTTCATGCGGAGCGGGTGCTGCGGGCACTGGGCGTGGAGCGACACTTTGCCGACATTGTGGATGTGCGCGCGATGCAATTCCAGAGCAAGCCGGACCCCTTCGCCTACCAGCTAGCCTTCGAGCGCAGCGGGACGGCAGCCAGCCAGGCGCTGTTCGTGGATGACATGCCGGTGAACCTGGCGGCGGCCAAGCAGCTGGGCGCGTCTGCGGCGCTGGTGGGCAGCGGGGAGCCGGACTCGGCGGCGGATGTCAGCATTGCCCGGGTAGAGCAGCTGATCGAGGCGATGCCCGCGCTGGTAGAATTGCCGCATGGGTGA
- a CDS encoding glycosyltransferase family 1 protein encodes MRIAYFTETFLPKIDGIVITLTHLFDYLKEEGHDSLLFAPSGSIERYAGTPVSRHRSMKTPFYPELRIATPVARVEKKVLDFKPDLIHLVNPTSLGIAGLRVALKHSIPVVASYQTDVSGFARRWKMGMVSEPVFQFYKFIHNRADINLVPSNFTRKQLVAKGFKRLTVWPGGVDLERFSPKKRTAKWRKKLTGGEDGKVLAIFVSRLSREKRVDLLLPIARDIPGLRLAIVGDGPDRKRLERVFKNTPTVFTGYLRGENLAQAYASGDLFVFTGAEETYGNVVVEAMASGLPVIAPNSGGVVDLVDNGKTGLQYPSESPERLFKAVKKLAGDPALLKQMGKAGYKKAQTQSWQNSFDTLFAQYDKALKLPRRAPRDMVDFHLPSIRSKTRGK; translated from the coding sequence ATGCGCATCGCCTATTTCACTGAGACCTTTTTGCCCAAGATCGACGGCATTGTTATCACCCTGACCCATCTATTTGACTATCTAAAAGAAGAAGGGCATGACAGCCTGCTGTTCGCCCCCAGCGGATCGATCGAGCGCTATGCGGGTACGCCGGTCTCACGCCACCGCAGCATGAAGACCCCGTTCTACCCTGAGCTGCGCATCGCTACGCCGGTGGCGCGGGTGGAGAAGAAAGTGCTGGACTTCAAGCCTGACCTGATCCACCTGGTCAACCCCACCTCGCTGGGGATCGCCGGGCTGCGGGTGGCGCTGAAGCATTCCATCCCGGTGGTGGCCTCGTACCAGACAGACGTATCTGGCTTCGCGCGGCGCTGGAAGATGGGCATGGTATCTGAGCCGGTGTTCCAGTTCTACAAGTTCATTCACAACCGGGCGGATATCAACCTGGTACCTTCCAACTTTACGCGCAAACAGCTGGTAGCCAAAGGCTTCAAGCGGCTGACGGTGTGGCCGGGCGGCGTGGACCTGGAGCGCTTCTCTCCCAAGAAGCGCACGGCCAAATGGCGCAAGAAGCTGACCGGCGGTGAAGACGGCAAGGTGCTGGCGATCTTTGTCAGCCGGCTTTCACGCGAGAAGCGGGTGGACCTGTTGCTGCCGATCGCGCGGGACATTCCCGGCCTGCGCTTGGCAATCGTAGGCGACGGGCCGGACCGCAAACGGCTGGAGCGCGTATTCAAGAACACGCCCACCGTCTTCACCGGGTATCTGCGCGGCGAGAACCTGGCGCAGGCATATGCCTCCGGTGACCTGTTCGTGTTCACCGGCGCCGAGGAGACTTACGGCAACGTGGTGGTGGAAGCGATGGCATCCGGCCTGCCGGTGATCGCCCCCAACTCGGGCGGCGTGGTGGACCTGGTGGACAATGGCAAGACCGGCCTGCAATACCCCTCGGAGAGCCCGGAGCGCTTGTTCAAGGCGGTCAAGAAGCTGGCGGGCGACCCGGCCCTGTTGAAACAGATGGGCAAGGCGGGATACAAGAAGGCGCAGACGCAGAGCTGGCAAAATTCGTTCGATACCTTGTTCGCACAGTATGACAAGGCGCTGAAGCTGCCGCGGCGGGCGCCGCGGGACATGGTGGACTTTCATTTGCCGAGCATTCGCAGCAAAACGCGCGGCAAGTAG
- a CDS encoding metal-dependent transcriptional regulator — translation MPKPAANAKEPLSQSIEDYLKAIYELTRGEGRASTNALAEYLNVAPASVTGMLQKLASTQPALVEYQKHRGVLLTEQGERVALETIRHHRLLELFLHQILGYEWHEVHEEADRLEHVISEQFEQRIAEALGDPRIDPHGDPIPRMDLSLPESDETPLSALRPGQRARVTRVRDSMADLLLHLSELGVVPSAELTVTAFSEFDGNLHVKLRGRKDEIVLGPRITSQVYVEVL, via the coding sequence ATGCCTAAACCTGCGGCGAATGCAAAAGAGCCGCTTTCCCAATCCATTGAGGATTATCTCAAGGCGATCTACGAACTGACACGGGGCGAGGGACGCGCGTCTACCAACGCGCTGGCTGAGTATCTGAACGTAGCGCCGGCCTCGGTGACGGGCATGCTGCAAAAGCTGGCCAGCACGCAACCGGCGTTGGTGGAGTACCAGAAGCACCGCGGCGTGCTGCTGACCGAGCAAGGCGAGCGCGTGGCGCTGGAAACCATTCGGCACCACCGCCTGCTGGAGCTGTTTTTGCACCAGATCCTGGGCTATGAGTGGCACGAAGTGCACGAAGAAGCTGACCGCCTGGAACATGTGATCAGCGAGCAGTTCGAGCAACGCATCGCCGAGGCGCTGGGCGACCCGCGCATTGACCCGCACGGCGACCCGATCCCACGGATGGACCTGAGCCTGCCGGAGAGCGACGAGACGCCGCTGAGCGCCCTGCGCCCGGGCCAGCGCGCCCGTGTGACGCGGGTGCGTGACAGCATGGCAGACCTGCTGCTGCACCTGAGCGAGCTGGGCGTAGTGCCAAGCGCCGAGCTGACCGTGACGGCTTTCTCTGAGTTTGACGGCAACCTGCATGTGAAGCTGCGCGGGCGCAAGGATGAGATCGTGCTGGGGCCGCGCATTACCAGCCAGGTGTATGTAGAAGTCCTGTAG